The proteins below are encoded in one region of Methanoculleus taiwanensis:
- a CDS encoding formylmethanofuran dehydrogenase subunit C yields the protein MKTVTLTLTKQPELYLECDSITPDAFAGKKPAEIATLEVWEGKEKIPLGDFFTIEGSAGATPAETKIIIKGDCTRVKRIGQQMTDGEIVIESDVDMYIGGWMKGGKIHVKGNADSFCGIGMEGGELIIDGNAGHHVGAAPRGEWRGMKGGVIRIGGNVGNDTATFINGGTIVIGGDADIHVSTHGEGGTVIVKGNAKGRVGGQMVKGEIYVFGTIENPLPGFKKIETVERDVEGVQAQFDHFIGDLGERHPKAKGQPVYAHLYVKA from the coding sequence ATGAAGACGGTAACTCTGACATTAACCAAGCAGCCGGAACTCTATCTGGAGTGCGACAGTATCACCCCCGACGCCTTCGCCGGAAAGAAACCAGCAGAGATTGCAACTCTCGAGGTGTGGGAAGGAAAGGAGAAGATCCCCCTCGGAGACTTCTTCACGATAGAAGGCTCCGCAGGGGCGACACCCGCTGAGACGAAGATCATCATCAAGGGCGACTGCACCCGCGTGAAGAGGATCGGCCAGCAGATGACCGACGGTGAGATCGTCATCGAGAGCGACGTCGATATGTACATCGGCGGCTGGATGAAGGGCGGCAAAATCCACGTGAAAGGGAACGCCGACTCTTTCTGCGGCATCGGTATGGAAGGCGGCGAGCTCATCATCGACGGCAATGCCGGCCACCACGTCGGCGCGGCACCCCGCGGCGAGTGGAGGGGTATGAAGGGCGGCGTCATCCGAATCGGCGGAAACGTCGGCAACGATACCGCCACGTTCATCAACGGCGGAACCATCGTCATCGGCGGCGATGCCGATATCCACGTCTCAACCCACGGCGAGGGCGGCACCGTCATCGTCAAAGGGAACGCCAAGGGACGCGTCGGCGGCCAGATGGTAAAAGGCGAGATCTACGTCTTCGGCACGATCGAAAATCCCCTGCCGGGATTCAAGAAGATCGAGACCGTCGAGCGTGACGTCGAGGGCGTGCAGGCGCAGTTCGACCATTTCATCGGCGACCTCGGCGAGCGCCACCCGAAGGCGAAGGGGCAGCCCGTATACGCTCACCTCTACGTCAAGGCGTAA
- a CDS encoding formylmethanofuran dehydrogenase subunit A: MSEIIIKNGFVFDPLQGIKGDKKDIAIKDGKIVETSALKNPKTIDAAGMTVMAGGVDIHSHVVGPKVNTGRLFRPEEKLFKNIKKTASRMEMGTSVPSVYKTGYDYARMGYSYVNEAAMPPLHSPHVHEEIRDTPIIDISAMPVFGNNWFSLEYLKNNEIENNAAYTAWLLRATRGFGIKIVNPGGSEAWGWGLNCANIHEPVPYFDVTPAQIIKGSIETNEYLGLPHSIHIHPNNLGNPGNYVDTLETLRLAEGYTAKNTFGRTQVMHLTHLQFHSYGGEGFNFESKVPEIMDYVNSHDNITVDIGQVTLDETTTMTADGPFEHHLRAVNNLKWANVDVELETAAGVVPFIYSANNKANAIQWAIGLEIGLLAKDPMRTFITTDHPNAGPFTRYPRVIKWLMSESARNEQIDAFKHRDKVIDATNIAGIDRELTLYEIAQMTRAGTAKALGIADMYGGLAPGMDADVAIYNLNADAMPSDANEIEKAFSRCAYMIKDGVIAVQDGEIVAEPAKRTIWVDVKVPENAQVNRDIYEHFLKHYSLKLENYALFDEHLHNPRVIEVPAAE; the protein is encoded by the coding sequence ATGAGTGAGATTATCATCAAGAACGGTTTCGTCTTCGACCCCCTGCAGGGCATCAAAGGCGACAAAAAGGACATCGCCATCAAGGACGGCAAGATCGTCGAGACGAGCGCCCTGAAAAACCCAAAGACGATCGACGCTGCCGGCATGACCGTCATGGCCGGCGGTGTGGACATCCACTCCCATGTCGTGGGACCGAAAGTCAACACCGGCCGTCTCTTCCGCCCGGAAGAAAAGCTCTTCAAAAATATCAAGAAGACCGCCAGCAGGATGGAGATGGGCACCTCAGTCCCATCCGTCTACAAGACAGGGTATGACTATGCCCGGATGGGATACTCCTACGTCAATGAAGCGGCAATGCCCCCGCTCCACTCGCCCCATGTTCACGAGGAGATCCGCGACACGCCCATCATCGACATATCCGCGATGCCTGTCTTCGGGAACAACTGGTTCTCTCTTGAGTACCTGAAGAACAACGAAATCGAGAATAACGCAGCATACACCGCCTGGCTGCTCCGCGCCACCCGCGGGTTCGGCATCAAGATCGTCAACCCCGGTGGCTCCGAAGCCTGGGGATGGGGTCTGAACTGTGCGAATATCCACGAACCGGTGCCGTACTTCGACGTCACCCCGGCGCAGATCATCAAAGGATCCATCGAGACGAACGAGTACCTCGGTCTCCCCCACTCGATCCATATCCACCCGAACAACCTCGGGAATCCCGGCAATTACGTCGATACGCTGGAGACGCTCAGGCTCGCCGAAGGCTACACCGCGAAGAACACCTTCGGCAGGACGCAGGTCATGCACCTCACGCACCTGCAGTTCCACTCCTACGGCGGCGAAGGATTCAACTTCGAGTCCAAGGTTCCGGAGATCATGGACTACGTGAACAGTCACGACAACATCACCGTCGATATTGGTCAGGTCACCCTCGACGAGACCACCACGATGACCGCCGATGGGCCGTTCGAGCACCACCTGCGGGCAGTGAACAACCTGAAGTGGGCAAACGTCGACGTCGAACTCGAGACCGCCGCCGGTGTCGTGCCGTTCATCTACAGTGCGAACAACAAGGCGAACGCCATTCAGTGGGCCATCGGCCTCGAAATCGGTCTCCTTGCAAAGGATCCGATGCGGACGTTCATCACCACCGATCACCCGAACGCCGGGCCGTTCACCCGGTATCCGCGGGTTATCAAGTGGCTGATGAGCGAGAGTGCACGTAACGAGCAGATCGATGCCTTCAAGCACCGTGACAAGGTCATCGACGCCACCAACATCGCCGGTATCGACCGCGAACTCACGCTCTACGAGATCGCCCAGATGACCCGTGCCGGTACCGCAAAGGCGCTCGGTATCGCCGACATGTACGGCGGCCTCGCACCCGGCATGGACGCCGATGTGGCCATCTACAACCTGAACGCAGATGCTATGCCCTCGGATGCGAACGAGATCGAGAAGGCATTCTCGCGGTGCGCATACATGATCAAGGACGGTGTGATCGCCGTTCAGGACGGAGAGATCGTCGCAGAACCCGCAAAGCGGACGATCTGGGTAGACGTCAAGGTTCCGGAGAACGCACAGGTCAACCGCGACATCTACGAGCATTTCCTCAAGCATTACAGTCTCAAACTCGAGAACTATGCGCTGTTTGATGAGCACCTGCACAACCCGAGGGTTATCGAGGTGCCTGCGGCGGAATGA
- a CDS encoding molybdopterin dinucleotide binding domain-containing protein — MVDKLTLNMITQRSIEEGVAMEKGKTTQEYFEACSIIEMNEEDIRKLGLLPNQLVKVTSECGSVIVKAIKGRQTVYPGLGHIPQGVWANQIVPPRTQATGEPQYSGFPATVESARGERRKSALECVQGAVGLWRSD, encoded by the coding sequence ATGGTAGACAAACTGACGCTAAATATGATCACCCAGCGCTCCATCGAAGAAGGTGTTGCGATGGAGAAAGGAAAAACGACGCAGGAATACTTCGAAGCCTGCTCAATCATCGAGATGAATGAAGAGGATATCAGAAAACTCGGCCTCTTGCCGAACCAGCTCGTGAAAGTAACGAGTGAATGCGGGAGTGTCATCGTAAAGGCCATCAAGGGCCGCCAGACGGTCTATCCTGGCCTCGGACATATCCCCCAGGGCGTCTGGGCAAACCAGATCGTCCCGCCGCGGACGCAGGCGACCGGAGAACCCCAGTACAGCGGATTTCCCGCGACGGTCGAGTCCGCACGGGGAGAGAGAAGGAAGAGCGCACTCGAGTGCGTTCAGGGAGCCGTAGGGCTGTGGAGGAGTGATTAA
- a CDS encoding sodium-dependent transporter → MSSEQQWSSRLTFILAGIGAAIGLGNLWRFPYVCYDNGGGAFLIPYVVALLFAGIPLWLMESALGYRTRAGVPGSFRLLIGRNTAWIGWLVVILTVILMAYYSVIMAWGVNYIGFAATLAWGSDPEGFFYATFLCLSPDIFTPGGMNWPVVLGAVISWIAVYISIFRGIRSVEKVVWLTVLLPWVFLIVMVVRGVTLPGAIDGLAYYLTPDFAALTRPGVWVAAFGQIFYSLSIGMGIMIAYAKFLPDQHDLVRSGFLICIANGITSFVAGIAVFSTLGYLAHTTGVPVPDVVQGGIELAFVVYPAAISLLPLAPGVFGILFFLMFVTLAVDSIFAAVEGISISLQDYISTPPMLLSAMVSLGIFLAGLIFMTEGGLYWLDLIDSYYNSFAILIVGILEAVVIGHLYGAGRLRGFMNASASHPVGRWWDISIRYLVPAVLIVAVATNLIARIGTPYGGYPPLAQAVGWAFVLGTPIAAVGVSRLFEGGHGTDGHAEGLPQPEPADAGQVIRD, encoded by the coding sequence ATGAGTAGCGAACAGCAGTGGAGTTCCCGGCTTACCTTTATCCTCGCCGGGATCGGGGCGGCAATTGGCCTTGGGAACCTCTGGCGCTTTCCCTACGTCTGCTACGACAACGGCGGCGGAGCGTTCCTGATCCCGTATGTCGTCGCCCTGCTCTTTGCAGGCATTCCGCTCTGGCTGATGGAGAGCGCCCTCGGGTACCGGACACGGGCGGGAGTCCCCGGATCGTTCCGGCTGCTCATCGGCCGGAATACCGCCTGGATCGGCTGGCTGGTCGTGATCCTGACCGTGATCCTGATGGCGTACTACTCGGTGATCATGGCCTGGGGCGTGAACTACATCGGGTTTGCCGCGACGCTCGCCTGGGGGTCGGATCCCGAAGGATTCTTTTACGCCACCTTCCTTTGCCTCTCACCCGATATCTTTACGCCAGGCGGCATGAACTGGCCGGTCGTCCTCGGTGCCGTCATCTCCTGGATAGCGGTATATATCTCGATCTTCCGCGGGATCAGAAGCGTCGAGAAGGTCGTCTGGCTGACCGTACTCCTCCCCTGGGTCTTCCTGATCGTCATGGTCGTCCGGGGCGTGACGCTCCCGGGGGCGATCGACGGGCTTGCCTACTACCTTACGCCGGATTTCGCAGCGCTCACAAGACCCGGCGTCTGGGTGGCCGCTTTCGGGCAGATCTTCTACTCGCTCTCGATCGGTATGGGAATCATGATCGCCTACGCAAAATTTCTCCCTGACCAGCACGACCTCGTCAGGAGCGGGTTTCTGATCTGCATCGCGAACGGTATCACATCGTTCGTCGCCGGGATCGCCGTCTTCTCGACCCTGGGCTACCTCGCCCACACCACCGGCGTCCCGGTTCCGGACGTCGTGCAGGGTGGGATCGAACTCGCATTCGTGGTCTACCCGGCGGCTATCAGCCTCCTGCCTCTGGCTCCGGGGGTCTTCGGCATCCTCTTCTTCCTGATGTTCGTCACCCTCGCCGTCGATTCCATCTTCGCGGCGGTCGAGGGGATCAGCATATCGCTCCAGGACTACATCAGCACGCCGCCCATGCTCCTCTCCGCCATGGTCTCTCTGGGAATCTTCCTCGCCGGCCTGATCTTCATGACGGAAGGAGGGCTGTACTGGCTCGATCTCATCGACTCCTACTACAACTCGTTTGCAATCCTTATCGTCGGCATCCTGGAGGCGGTCGTGATCGGTCACCTGTACGGTGCCGGGCGGCTTCGCGGGTTCATGAACGCGTCGGCGTCCCACCCGGTCGGCAGGTGGTGGGATATCAGCATCAGGTACCTCGTTCCCGCCGTCCTGATCGTCGCGGTCGCCACAAACCTGATCGCGAGGATCGGCACGCCCTACGGGGGATATCCGCCCCTCGCACAGGCGGTCGGGTGGGCTTTCGTCCTCGGCACCCCGATCGCCGCCGTCGGGGTATCCCGGCTATTCGAAGGCGGCCACGGGACGGACGGGCATGCCGAAGGCCTGCCGCAGCCCGAACCGGCGGACGCCGGACAGGTGATCCGGGACTGA
- the dinB gene encoding DNA polymerase IV, producing the protein MAGDDRIILHVDMDSFYASIEVRERPALRGSPVVVGADPRGGAGRGVVSTCSYEARRYGIHSGQPISRAFDLCPHAVFLPVNRRLYVRVSGNVMQILGQYAGRMEQVSIDEAYLDLTGIGSYTEAEELARSLKEAVMEAEELTCSVGIGPSKVVAKIASDYRKPDGLTVVPPDRVAAFLAPLPVGKIPGVGKKTGAELAGMGVRTVGDLAAYDVQELIARFGSGGVRIRDLALGRDERRVEVREGAKSISRETTFAEDMDDPRFLGAAMDFLAADLAGTLAKEAPAFRTLTVKVRYRGFATHTRSRTFDHATSDPAVIREGARELLAAFLDGRFVRLIGLRLSGFDRHEGRQSSLDEFLAPERG; encoded by the coding sequence ATGGCTGGCGATGACCGGATCATCCTCCATGTGGATATGGACAGTTTCTACGCTTCTATCGAAGTTCGGGAGCGGCCTGCTCTTCGGGGCTCTCCGGTCGTCGTGGGGGCCGACCCACGGGGCGGGGCGGGACGGGGCGTCGTCAGTACCTGCTCCTACGAGGCACGGCGGTACGGCATCCACTCGGGTCAGCCGATCTCCCGTGCGTTCGATCTCTGCCCGCATGCCGTCTTTCTACCGGTGAACCGCCGCCTCTACGTCCGGGTCTCCGGGAACGTGATGCAGATCCTCGGGCAGTATGCCGGGAGAATGGAGCAGGTGAGTATCGATGAGGCTTACCTCGACCTCACCGGCATCGGGAGCTATACTGAGGCAGAAGAACTCGCCCGGAGCCTGAAGGAGGCGGTCATGGAGGCGGAGGAGCTCACCTGCTCGGTCGGGATCGGGCCGAGCAAGGTCGTCGCCAAGATCGCTTCGGACTATCGGAAGCCTGACGGCCTGACGGTCGTCCCGCCTGATCGGGTTGCAGCGTTCCTCGCCCCGCTCCCGGTCGGGAAGATCCCGGGCGTCGGGAAGAAGACCGGGGCGGAGCTTGCCGGGATGGGTGTCCGGACGGTCGGCGATCTGGCGGCGTATGACGTTCAGGAGTTGATCGCCCGGTTCGGGAGTGGGGGCGTCCGGATCCGCGACCTCGCGCTCGGCAGGGACGAGCGCCGCGTGGAGGTGCGTGAAGGGGCGAAGTCGATCAGCAGGGAGACGACGTTTGCGGAGGATATGGACGATCCCCGCTTTCTCGGGGCGGCCATGGATTTCCTTGCCGCCGACCTAGCCGGAACGCTCGCGAAGGAGGCGCCGGCGTTCCGGACGCTGACGGTAAAAGTGCGTTATCGCGGTTTTGCCACCCATACCCGCTCGCGAACGTTCGATCACGCCACGAGCGACCCGGCGGTGATCCGCGAGGGTGCCCGTGAGCTGCTGGCCGCGTTCCTCGACGGGCGATTCGTCAGGCTGATCGGGCTCCGGCTCTCGGGGTTCGACCGGCACGAGGGGAGGCAGTCTTCGCTCGACGAGTTCCTCGCGCCGGAACGGGGATGA
- a CDS encoding molybdenum cofactor synthesis domain-containing protein, whose amino-acid sequence MVRRYPLLPLQEAVSLVTDSFPKPDRNENIPVLKSVGRVTYQPVFSPLTLPGVNVAVRDGIAVKSSDTSGAGAHCPVTISDALRVSTGSGVPPEYDAVIKIEDIGQDGNPGEWSVRQTARPWQYIRRCGEDVRAGARLLPAGHRITSCEIGALTTCGITEITVDAVRVGLIPTGNELVPPGTLPEPGQVIESNITAASVWLAETGATPTRYPIVRDDPDLLQRAIETGARESDLVLISAGSSTGIRDFTASAIAGLGEVLAHGIAVKPGRPAIIGRVNDTPVIGLPGSPTAALTIQREIVMPLLASWGFRARPAGRVHARLAHPLTSKPGCDEFIQLMVTRVDGQYIAHPPVRGTGMQMAALQANGYLRIPAAVDKLAAGTEVDARLTEPEEAVNRSLLIAGSRDQALDHLADLMQRQDTRLRVNEIDERRAVLLLRNAACHAVAVRTPFRSPDGDALLREHFSPGDLTLICIAGAQNLHRIPLTEERYELAVRTADLEDERLDRLIRTISSPAFRKILTEAGGYDTTETGRLRHPV is encoded by the coding sequence ATGGTGAGGAGGTACCCCCTCCTCCCTCTGCAAGAAGCAGTATCGCTGGTCACCGATTCATTCCCGAAACCCGACAGGAACGAGAATATCCCGGTTCTCAAATCGGTCGGGAGAGTGACCTATCAGCCGGTCTTCTCCCCCCTTACCCTGCCCGGTGTGAACGTCGCAGTTAGGGACGGCATAGCGGTTAAGAGCAGCGACACGTCCGGAGCGGGCGCTCACTGTCCGGTAACGATAAGCGATGCTCTCCGGGTCAGTACCGGCAGCGGCGTGCCGCCCGAATACGACGCAGTCATCAAAATCGAGGATATCGGGCAGGACGGGAATCCGGGAGAATGGAGTGTCCGGCAGACCGCCCGTCCATGGCAGTATATCAGAAGATGCGGAGAAGATGTCCGTGCAGGGGCGAGACTTCTCCCTGCCGGTCACCGGATCACGTCCTGTGAGATCGGTGCGCTCACGACCTGCGGCATCACGGAGATCACCGTCGATGCCGTCAGGGTCGGCCTCATTCCCACCGGCAACGAGCTCGTTCCCCCGGGCACGCTCCCGGAGCCGGGGCAGGTGATCGAGAGCAATATTACCGCAGCATCCGTATGGCTCGCCGAAACCGGGGCAACTCCCACCCGCTATCCCATCGTCCGGGACGACCCCGACCTGCTCCAAAGAGCTATCGAAACCGGCGCCAGAGAAAGCGATCTCGTCCTGATCTCGGCAGGATCGTCGACAGGGATACGGGATTTCACGGCGAGCGCGATAGCCGGACTCGGAGAGGTGCTGGCCCATGGCATTGCAGTGAAACCGGGGAGGCCGGCAATAATCGGGAGGGTGAACGATACACCCGTGATCGGGCTACCGGGAAGTCCGACGGCGGCACTGACGATCCAGCGGGAGATCGTCATGCCGCTGCTGGCCTCCTGGGGGTTCAGAGCCCGGCCCGCCGGAAGAGTCCATGCCCGGCTCGCCCATCCGCTCACATCAAAACCCGGGTGCGATGAGTTCATTCAGCTGATGGTCACACGGGTCGACGGTCAGTACATTGCCCACCCCCCTGTCCGGGGCACGGGAATGCAGATGGCCGCTCTTCAGGCGAACGGCTATCTGCGCATCCCCGCTGCCGTCGACAAGCTCGCCGCGGGGACGGAGGTAGACGCCCGCCTGACGGAACCGGAGGAGGCCGTCAACCGCTCCCTGCTCATTGCGGGTTCCCGCGACCAGGCACTCGACCATCTCGCCGATCTGATGCAGCGACAGGACACCCGGCTTCGCGTAAACGAGATCGATGAACGGAGAGCAGTCCTCTTACTCCGGAATGCAGCCTGCCATGCCGTTGCAGTCCGAACTCCCTTCCGGAGCCCGGATGGCGACGCACTCCTCCGGGAACACTTCTCTCCCGGAGATCTGACCCTGATCTGCATCGCAGGCGCACAGAATCTGCATCGTATCCCCCTGACAGAAGAACGGTACGAACTGGCGGTCAGAACTGCCGATCTGGAGGACGAACGACTGGACAGGCTCATCCGCACGATATCCTCACCGGCGTTCAGAAAAATCCTCACCGAAGCGGGCGGATACGATACAACCGAGACCGGACGCCTCCGGCATCCGGTATAA
- a CDS encoding molybdopterin molybdotransferase MoeA: protein MSQFFRLISVLDALNLISRIAPEMETEFVLLTEARGRVLSEDIQADINIPGFDRSVKDGYAVIAQDTNQATESAPVVLTSIQRVSMGQKGRGTIRRGECAYVPTGGMLPRGADAVVMGEYCQNLGDKILVTRPVAPGEDVLCQDEDFRKGEGVLTAGRLLKVQDIGMLAAVGALLVPVRLRPTIGIISTGIELVSPDRTPAFGEVRDVNTYLCGAFVEDRGGIPKYYGIVKDDPGELRAALEKAVAECDAVLVSGGSSKDDRDITAKVIAGLGEVFAHGIALAPGKPTIIGRIGKTPVIGVPGHPAATFVVLTLLGGHLMNALTRCLTSRESTRKVRLSRNIPSERGREEYVRVKILGKEAVPLFGKSGLLNTLVQSDGIVRIGPASEGLDTTDEVEVHLW, encoded by the coding sequence ATGAGCCAGTTTTTCCGTTTAATTTCTGTCCTGGATGCACTCAATCTGATATCCCGTATTGCTCCGGAGATGGAGACCGAATTTGTCCTGTTGACCGAGGCCCGCGGTAGGGTCCTCTCAGAGGACATTCAGGCAGACATCAACATTCCCGGCTTTGACCGTTCGGTTAAAGATGGCTATGCGGTGATCGCACAGGACACCAATCAGGCAACCGAATCAGCTCCTGTTGTCCTCACGTCCATTCAGCGGGTCTCCATGGGGCAGAAGGGGCGCGGAACGATTCGGAGGGGGGAGTGCGCCTACGTCCCGACGGGCGGCATGCTGCCCCGCGGCGCCGATGCCGTTGTGATGGGCGAATACTGCCAGAATCTCGGAGATAAAATCCTGGTGACACGGCCTGTCGCACCGGGTGAAGATGTCCTCTGCCAGGATGAAGACTTCAGGAAGGGTGAAGGCGTGCTCACCGCTGGAAGGCTCCTGAAAGTGCAGGACATCGGGATGCTTGCCGCAGTAGGGGCACTCCTCGTGCCGGTCAGACTGCGACCGACGATCGGGATAATCTCAACCGGCATCGAACTGGTTTCCCCGGACAGGACACCTGCCTTCGGAGAGGTCAGAGACGTCAACACCTATCTCTGCGGCGCTTTCGTCGAAGACAGGGGCGGCATTCCAAAGTACTACGGCATCGTCAAGGACGACCCCGGGGAACTCCGGGCGGCACTTGAGAAGGCAGTTGCCGAATGCGATGCAGTGCTGGTTTCCGGCGGCAGTTCGAAGGATGACCGGGATATCACCGCCAAGGTCATTGCCGGGCTTGGAGAGGTTTTTGCCCACGGTATTGCACTCGCACCCGGCAAACCGACGATCATCGGTCGCATCGGGAAGACCCCCGTTATCGGCGTTCCCGGTCATCCGGCAGCCACATTCGTCGTGCTCACGCTGCTCGGCGGTCACCTGATGAATGCACTGACCCGGTGCCTGACGAGCAGAGAGTCGACCAGAAAAGTCAGGCTGTCCCGGAATATACCGTCCGAAAGGGGCAGGGAAGAGTACGTCCGTGTCAAGATTCTCGGGAAAGAGGCCGTCCCGCTCTTCGGAAAGTCAGGCCTCCTCAATACGCTCGTCCAGAGCGACGGCATCGTCAGGATCGGCCCGGCCTCAGAAGGGCTCGATACCACCGACGAGGTCGAGGTTCATTTATGGTGA
- a CDS encoding M48 family metalloprotease codes for MESDASDTRFFRIFSELQAKGLIAEKRRLRECPVTLNVQGFMRSIRYRRAFYDAKLSRLSDDALRFILLHEEGHIRKGSLAPYGIVALPLLLLIALTRSPLPDAGLATLEGFLGPVPTKVLLIAATLAVMLLIYRLFYRRMYDEEFTADRYAAGVMKAHYHIHEPSRLLLGILTDISAGTSQGRIAASLHPPSCRQFSGYFPPFEERVRRIRMDVDGKR; via the coding sequence ATGGAGAGCGACGCCAGCGATACACGGTTCTTCCGGATCTTCAGCGAACTGCAGGCGAAGGGTCTGATCGCCGAGAAGCGGCGGCTCCGGGAGTGCCCGGTAACCCTGAACGTGCAGGGGTTCATGCGGAGCATCCGGTACCGCCGGGCGTTCTACGATGCGAAACTCAGCCGCCTGAGCGACGATGCCCTTCGGTTCATTCTCCTGCATGAAGAGGGACATATCAGGAAGGGGTCGCTCGCCCCTTACGGGATCGTCGCACTCCCCCTGCTCCTTCTGATCGCACTCACCCGCTCTCCCCTCCCCGACGCAGGGCTCGCGACGCTGGAAGGGTTCCTCGGCCCGGTGCCGACGAAAGTTCTGCTCATCGCGGCCACACTCGCCGTCATGCTTCTCATCTACCGACTCTTCTACCGCCGGATGTACGACGAGGAGTTCACCGCCGACCGGTATGCCGCCGGAGTGATGAAAGCGCACTACCATATACACGAGCCTTCACGGCTCCTCCTCGGGATCCTCACCGATATCAGCGCCGGCACGAGTCAGGGCCGGATCGCCGCAAGCCTCCACCCCCCTTCCTGCAGGCAGTTCTCCGGGTACTTCCCCCCCTTCGAGGAACGGGTGCGGCGGATCCGTATGGACGTGGACGGGAAGCGGTGA
- a CDS encoding formylmethanofuran dehydrogenase subunit B — MPKKIENVGCPYCGVCCDDLVVTVSDDGRHVLEVENACAIGNEIFHHASGDNRIKLPRLRQPDGTYKDISYDEAVDYAAKVLVKAKKPLIYGFGSTNCEGMAAAAKVAEKAGAVLDNCASICHGSSFLAIFDNGYPSCTLGETKNRADVIVYWGSNPAHAHPRHMSRYSIFPRGFFTGKGHKGRKIIVIDPRYTDTARVADIYVQVKQGQDYDLFNAFRTVIHGEDIPDEVAGVKKEQILEVADILKKARFGTIFYGMGLCHSDGRNHNVDIAISMTRDLNDFTKWTIMAMRGHYNIAGPGVVWAWTTGYPYCIDMSKKDHAYMNPGETSSIDLAMRDEVDAFFNIGTDAGAHFPIEAVKHLKKHPWITIDPNICMASEIADLHIPVGIVGVEVPGIVYRMDNVPIQYRQVLNPPEGVISDEELFERIHQRICEIEAEEGITQTGAAAADTQKSIVGE, encoded by the coding sequence ATGCCAAAGAAGATTGAAAACGTCGGATGTCCCTACTGTGGCGTCTGCTGCGACGACCTCGTCGTGACCGTCTCCGACGACGGAAGACATGTCCTCGAGGTCGAGAACGCCTGTGCTATCGGGAATGAGATCTTTCACCACGCCTCCGGTGACAACCGGATCAAGCTGCCCCGTCTCCGCCAGCCGGACGGCACCTACAAGGACATCAGCTACGATGAAGCAGTCGACTACGCGGCAAAAGTTCTGGTCAAGGCGAAAAAACCCCTCATCTACGGCTTCGGCTCGACAAACTGCGAGGGAATGGCCGCCGCAGCCAAGGTCGCCGAGAAAGCGGGAGCGGTGCTCGATAACTGTGCCTCGATCTGCCACGGCAGCTCATTCCTGGCTATCTTTGACAACGGCTACCCGAGCTGCACCCTTGGAGAGACCAAGAACCGGGCGGACGTCATCGTCTACTGGGGCTCTAACCCGGCACACGCTCACCCGCGGCACATGTCCCGTTACTCGATCTTCCCCCGTGGCTTCTTCACCGGAAAGGGTCACAAGGGCCGGAAGATCATCGTCATCGATCCGCGGTATACCGATACCGCCCGCGTCGCCGACATCTACGTCCAGGTGAAGCAGGGTCAGGACTACGATCTCTTCAACGCCTTCAGAACGGTCATCCATGGCGAGGACATCCCGGACGAGGTCGCCGGTGTGAAGAAGGAGCAGATCCTGGAAGTCGCCGATATCCTGAAGAAAGCCCGTTTCGGCACCATCTTCTACGGCATGGGTCTCTGCCACTCCGACGGCCGTAACCACAACGTCGATATCGCTATCAGCATGACCCGTGACCTGAACGACTTCACCAAGTGGACGATCATGGCAATGCGCGGTCACTACAATATCGCCGGTCCCGGTGTGGTCTGGGCGTGGACGACCGGATACCCCTATTGTATCGACATGAGCAAGAAAGACCACGCCTACATGAACCCCGGCGAGACGAGCTCGATCGACCTTGCCATGCGGGACGAGGTGGACGCCTTCTTCAACATCGGGACCGATGCAGGAGCCCACTTCCCGATCGAGGCCGTCAAGCACTTGAAGAAACATCCCTGGATCACCATCGACCCGAACATCTGTATGGCCAGCGAGATCGCCGACCTCCACATCCCGGTCGGCATCGTCGGCGTCGAAGTTCCGGGCATCGTCTATCGTATGGACAACGTCCCGATCCAGTACCGCCAGGTGCTGAACCCGCCTGAGGGCGTCATCAGCGACGAAGAGCTCTTCGAGCGGATTCACCAGCGGATCTGCGAGATCGAGGCTGAAGAAGGAATTACCCAGACGGGTGCAGCGGCAGCGGATACGCAGAAGTCCATCGTGGGGGAGTAA